A stretch of Desulfitobacterium dichloroeliminans LMG P-21439 DNA encodes these proteins:
- the ruvB gene encoding Holliday junction branch migration DNA helicase RuvB, with protein MEERMIAPQQLPGDQEGEVLRPHRLADYIGQTKVKENLHIFIQAALARGEALDHVLLYGPPGLGKTTLANIIATEMEVNIRTTSGPAIERPGDLAAILTSLEPRDVLFIDEIHRLSRTTEEILYSAMEDGCLDIMIGKGPSARSIRLSLSPFTLVGATTRAGQLASPLRDRFGVISRLEFYEVDDLIKIISRAAGILSLNITLEGATEIARRSRGTPRIANRLLKRVRDYAQVWEDGLVSQELASKSLDRLEVDPAGLDRIDQKCLLTIIQMFSGGPVGLETLSATIGEESETIEDVVEPYLLQQGFLQRTPRGRVATVRAYQHLNIPLTTVPKDNLPEDSLFEDEE; from the coding sequence ATGGAAGAACGGATGATAGCACCCCAGCAGCTTCCGGGTGATCAGGAAGGTGAAGTCCTTCGACCCCACCGGCTGGCGGATTATATAGGCCAGACGAAAGTTAAGGAAAATCTACATATTTTTATTCAGGCAGCTTTAGCTAGAGGAGAGGCTCTCGACCATGTGCTCCTCTATGGCCCTCCCGGCTTGGGAAAAACTACGTTGGCTAATATCATCGCCACGGAGATGGAGGTTAATATCCGAACTACCTCGGGGCCGGCAATCGAACGACCCGGGGATTTGGCGGCTATTCTGACCTCTTTGGAGCCGCGTGATGTCCTCTTTATTGATGAAATTCATCGGCTCAGCCGGACCACTGAAGAAATACTCTATTCTGCCATGGAGGATGGGTGCTTGGATATCATGATTGGCAAAGGCCCTAGCGCCCGTTCCATTCGTTTATCTTTATCACCCTTTACTCTGGTTGGGGCAACCACCCGGGCCGGGCAGTTGGCCTCACCCTTAAGAGATCGCTTTGGGGTCATCAGCCGATTGGAGTTCTACGAGGTTGACGATTTAATCAAGATTATTTCTCGGGCGGCAGGGATATTAAGCCTAAACATAACGCTTGAAGGAGCGACGGAAATAGCCAGGAGATCTCGTGGGACTCCACGAATTGCCAATCGCCTCTTAAAGCGAGTGCGAGATTATGCCCAAGTCTGGGAAGACGGACTTGTCAGTCAAGAATTGGCAAGTAAATCATTAGATCGTCTTGAAGTTGACCCGGCTGGATTGGATCGAATTGACCAAAAGTGCCTTCTCACCATTATTCAGATGTTTTCCGGTGGACCCGTCGGTTTGGAGACCCTTTCCGCGACCATCGGTGAAGAATCCGAAACCATCGAGGATGTGGTGGAACCCTACCTCCTTCAACAGGGATTTTTGCAGAGAACACCTCGCGGCAGAGTGGCAACAGTTCGCGCATACCAGCATCTCAATATTCCGCTAACAACAGTGCCCAAGGATAACTTACCTGAGGACAGTTTGTTCGAAGACGAGGAATAG
- the hypF gene encoding carbamoyltransferase HypF has translation MKRAYSIHLNGIVQGVGFRPYVYRLALEMGIKGWVNNSSHGVGIHAEGLQVDIFYTRLLSETPPVAKITQAECEEAVFCYYETFEILQSEDDGLADVLISPDIATCADCFSDLRDLKNRRHNYPFTNCTNCGPRYTIIEDVPYDRIQTTMKDFPMCEDCAHEYENPADRRFHAQPVACTQCGPTIQLLDAQGGALEGLGIMQIVQGAILAVKGLGGFHLVCDARDSAAIQHLRQRKERGAKPFALMARNLEVIRKFFRLSAQEEALLRSPAAPIVILERKKESKDYLPQEIAPGIHTLGVMLPYTPLHAMLFDGPYDFLVMTSANLSGRPLIYRNEEALSELGGIADYFLIHNRDIYHPCDDSVLQVIGEETVWHRRARGYVPLPQAGPKGQLTPILGVGGELKNAFCLAAEGRAFTSQYIGDMEGYENFQRFRQEFTSFQKVVKIVPEVVAFDAHPNYQTTRFAQEGPWLSKIKVQHHHAHLVSVLGEHGITAPTLGVVCDGTGWGEDQTIWGFEFLKGSSAGYERLAHLEYLPLPGGDAGAKHPLRIAYAYGKTLLSPHEWAKTQELWEGLAASEQKILDQQLEKRINVFKTSSCGRLFDAVSAVLGICTKVTYEGQAAIELESKATTWLHNVWDISGSGASEELLGLSPRYPMEWDEDEEGLVLRIKGIFARIMQDLLEGKENGFIATYFHDSIAHGIVQTVLRLQADQGPVALTGGVFQNKLLTERVLELCKIHDIPVLRAKELPPGDGGLAYGQVIIANERCSSCV, from the coding sequence ATGAAAAGAGCTTATTCTATCCATCTCAATGGCATCGTCCAAGGCGTTGGGTTTAGGCCCTATGTCTATCGTTTAGCACTAGAGATGGGGATTAAGGGGTGGGTTAATAATTCTAGTCATGGGGTAGGGATACATGCCGAGGGATTACAAGTTGATATTTTCTATACCCGTCTACTCAGTGAAACTCCTCCTGTAGCGAAAATCACTCAAGCCGAATGTGAAGAAGCAGTGTTTTGTTATTATGAGACTTTTGAAATTCTTCAGAGTGAGGATGATGGTCTGGCTGATGTTTTAATTTCACCGGACATTGCGACCTGTGCCGATTGCTTTAGTGATCTTAGGGATCTCAAAAACAGACGTCATAACTACCCGTTTACCAATTGTACAAATTGTGGACCTCGTTACACCATCATTGAGGATGTTCCTTATGATCGTATCCAGACAACCATGAAAGATTTCCCGATGTGCGAGGACTGTGCCCATGAATATGAGAATCCGGCTGACCGTCGTTTTCATGCACAGCCTGTGGCTTGCACCCAGTGTGGGCCCACGATTCAGCTTTTGGATGCTCAAGGTGGCGCATTAGAGGGATTGGGTATAATGCAAATAGTTCAAGGAGCTATTCTCGCTGTTAAGGGGTTGGGTGGATTTCATTTAGTTTGTGATGCCAGAGATTCTGCCGCTATTCAGCATTTGCGCCAGCGTAAGGAAAGAGGAGCTAAGCCATTTGCTTTAATGGCTAGGAATTTAGAAGTTATCCGTAAATTTTTTCGACTTTCTGCACAGGAGGAGGCGCTTCTAAGAAGTCCTGCAGCGCCTATCGTTATCCTAGAAAGGAAAAAGGAAAGTAAGGACTATCTTCCTCAGGAGATTGCGCCTGGAATCCATACCTTAGGGGTGATGCTGCCCTATACGCCCTTGCACGCGATGCTTTTTGATGGTCCTTACGATTTCTTGGTGATGACCAGTGCCAACCTAAGCGGTCGTCCATTAATCTACAGAAATGAAGAAGCTTTGAGCGAGCTTGGGGGAATTGCTGATTATTTTCTGATTCATAATCGGGATATCTATCATCCTTGTGATGACTCGGTGCTTCAGGTCATTGGGGAAGAAACTGTATGGCATCGGCGAGCCCGTGGCTATGTTCCTTTACCTCAAGCAGGCCCTAAGGGTCAGCTTACCCCCATCTTAGGGGTGGGTGGAGAATTAAAAAATGCTTTCTGTCTAGCGGCGGAAGGCAGGGCTTTTACCAGTCAGTATATTGGGGACATGGAAGGGTATGAGAATTTTCAACGCTTTCGTCAAGAGTTTACTTCCTTCCAAAAGGTCGTAAAGATTGTGCCGGAGGTAGTGGCCTTTGATGCCCATCCCAATTACCAAACGACACGTTTTGCTCAAGAGGGACCATGGCTGTCAAAGATCAAAGTCCAGCACCATCATGCCCATTTAGTTAGTGTTTTGGGCGAGCATGGTATCACTGCACCTACATTAGGGGTGGTTTGTGATGGGACAGGTTGGGGTGAGGATCAAACGATCTGGGGGTTTGAGTTTCTAAAGGGGAGTTCCGCTGGGTATGAGCGTTTGGCTCATCTTGAATATCTCCCGCTACCCGGGGGCGATGCGGGTGCGAAGCACCCTTTGCGTATTGCCTATGCCTATGGAAAAACTCTGCTCTCTCCGCATGAATGGGCAAAAACACAAGAGCTCTGGGAGGGTCTGGCCGCGTCCGAACAAAAAATTCTCGACCAACAGCTTGAAAAAAGGATTAATGTTTTTAAAACCTCAAGCTGTGGCAGATTATTCGATGCTGTGAGCGCAGTGCTGGGTATTTGCACAAAGGTCACATATGAAGGGCAGGCAGCCATTGAATTAGAGAGCAAGGCCACAACCTGGCTACATAACGTGTGGGATATCTCTGGCTCCGGAGCATCTGAAGAGCTTTTAGGCCTTTCCCCGCGTTATCCCATGGAGTGGGATGAGGATGAAGAAGGGTTAGTCCTAAGAATTAAGGGAATCTTTGCAAGGATTATGCAAGACCTGCTTGAGGGAAAAGAAAATGGCTTTATTGCCACCTATTTTCATGATTCCATAGCTCATGGTATCGTACAAACGGTGCTTAGGCTCCAGGCAGACCAAGGGCCTGTAGCTTTGACGGGTGGAGTCTTTCAAAATAAACTTTTGACGGAAAGAGTATTAGAGCTCTGTAAAATTCATGATATTCCAGTCCTTCGTGCCAAGGAACTACCACCGGGTGATGGGGGGCTTGCTTATGGGCAAGTTATCATAGCAAATGAGAGGTGTTCATCATGTGTTTAG
- a CDS encoding HypC/HybG/HupF family hydrogenase formation chaperone has product MCLAIPARIVSIEDFLAKVDMMGNERVVGTHLVPDAQVGDYVLVHAGFAIEVVDQRYAEETVELLIEEANAREEL; this is encoded by the coding sequence ATGTGTTTAGCTATTCCTGCTCGAATCGTCTCGATTGAGGACTTTTTGGCCAAAGTCGATATGATGGGAAATGAGCGTGTTGTAGGAACCCATTTGGTTCCTGATGCTCAAGTCGGTGATTATGTCTTAGTTCACGCTGGTTTTGCCATCGAGGTCGTGGATCAACGCTATGCTGAAGAAACGGTAGAATTATTGATAGAGGAAGCGAATGCCCGTGAAGAATTATAA
- a CDS encoding NapC/NirT family cytochrome c has product MAPIPRKYKKFLAISIPVLAIFIGFIAYIYEYTSTTNYCGTTCHIMDEAYETQLHSAHREELVGCSDCHLYHGNNIVYSLVYKGYSGMKDVYKNAFDQPVVLHTTEWSQAVIQKNCLSGAGIT; this is encoded by the coding sequence TTGGCACCCATACCACGCAAATATAAAAAATTCTTAGCTATCAGTATACCTGTTCTAGCAATCTTTATCGGTTTCATAGCCTACATATACGAGTATACTTCTACCACTAATTATTGCGGTACGACCTGTCACATTATGGATGAAGCCTATGAAACTCAACTCCATAGTGCTCACCGAGAAGAGCTTGTCGGGTGCAGCGATTGTCATCTCTATCATGGGAATAATATCGTTTATTCCTTAGTTTACAAGGGTTATTCAGGCATGAAAGATGTTTATAAAAATGCCTTTGATCAGCCGGTCGTTTTACATACTACAGAATGGAGCCAAGCTGTGATTCAAAAAAATTGCCTCAGTGGCGCTGGGATTACATAG
- a CDS encoding SPL family radical SAM protein, with protein sequence MQPEKIYYEPAVLDYTLGLQLKEHFATVPWEPIESHNNIEALRKNPNQEFPRMKRLLILGVRKSLKYTPNHKVSDFLVPYTSSGCSAMCLYCYLVCNYNKCSYLRLFVNREQMMDRLIKTANKSEKELVFEIGSNSDLILENIITGNLEWTIENFSKNERGYLTFPTKFDHVEPLLPLNHRGRIIFRMSVNPEEIIQKVEFGTSSLKARLRSLNQMAEAGFRVGILIAPVVLLDNWQELYAQLIEQLAEELSSKAKKQLFIEIIFMTYSFIHRAINREAFPKAVNLYNQPLMTGRGRGKYWYKEHVRISGEEFLRAELTKKLGGIPILYVV encoded by the coding sequence TTGCAACCAGAAAAAATCTATTATGAGCCTGCAGTATTAGACTACACATTAGGATTACAGCTCAAAGAACACTTTGCGACTGTTCCTTGGGAACCGATTGAGAGCCATAACAATATAGAAGCTTTGCGCAAAAATCCCAACCAGGAATTTCCACGTATGAAACGACTCCTAATTCTTGGTGTAAGAAAATCTCTAAAATATACTCCTAATCACAAAGTCTCGGACTTCCTCGTCCCTTATACATCCTCAGGCTGCAGTGCTATGTGTCTCTATTGTTACTTAGTGTGCAATTATAATAAATGTTCATACCTTCGGTTATTTGTGAATCGTGAGCAAATGATGGACAGGTTGATTAAGACGGCAAATAAATCAGAGAAAGAATTAGTTTTTGAAATCGGTAGTAACAGCGATCTTATTTTGGAAAATATCATTACAGGGAACCTAGAGTGGACTATAGAAAATTTCAGTAAGAATGAAAGAGGATATCTCACCTTCCCTACGAAATTTGATCATGTAGAACCGCTCTTACCGTTAAACCACCGGGGTAGAATAATTTTTCGGATGAGTGTTAATCCTGAAGAAATTATTCAAAAAGTAGAGTTCGGAACGTCCTCATTAAAGGCGAGGCTTAGGTCACTTAACCAAATGGCTGAAGCAGGATTTAGAGTCGGTATCCTCATTGCACCTGTGGTGCTGCTGGATAATTGGCAGGAACTTTATGCACAGCTGATTGAGCAACTTGCCGAGGAGCTCTCATCCAAGGCAAAGAAGCAGCTATTTATCGAGATCATTTTTATGACCTATAGCTTTATTCACCGTGCCATTAATCGGGAGGCTTTTCCTAAAGCAGTGAATCTCTATAATCAGCCTTTAATGACCGGGAGAGGCCGAGGAAAGTATTGGTACAAGGAGCATGTTCGTATAAGTGGGGAAGAATTTTTACGAGCGGAATTGACCAAGAAATTAGGAGGCATTCCGATTCTCTATGTTGTCTAA
- a CDS encoding DUF3842 family protein — protein MRVAVIDGQGGGIGKHIVDQLRKRVPDLEILALGTNALATGAMLKAGATEGASGEAAICYNANRVDIIAGSLAIATVHGLLGEITPNIAGAISSSSALKLLIPIQRSNMVVTGITRMPLPHHVEQLVDEVEKRL, from the coding sequence ATGAGAGTTGCAGTCATTGACGGACAAGGCGGGGGAATAGGGAAGCATATCGTCGACCAATTGCGCAAGCGGGTGCCTGATTTAGAGATTTTAGCTCTTGGCACCAATGCTCTAGCCACCGGGGCGATGCTCAAGGCCGGTGCTACGGAAGGAGCATCCGGTGAAGCTGCTATTTGCTATAATGCTAATCGAGTTGATATCATTGCCGGATCCTTAGCCATTGCCACAGTCCACGGTCTATTAGGTGAGATTACCCCAAACATTGCTGGAGCAATATCCTCAAGCTCAGCTCTTAAACTACTTATTCCCATCCAAAGAAGCAATATGGTTGTTACCGGAATAACCCGAATGCCTTTGCCCCATCATGTCGAGCAATTAGTGGATGAGGTTGAAAAAAGGCTTTAA
- a CDS encoding YebC/PmpR family DNA-binding transcriptional regulator, whose translation MSGHSKWANIKHKKAKADAQKGKVFTKLGRELIVAARSGGGDPNNNFRLKIAIDNAKVANMPNDNIQRAIQKGAGGAEGESYEELRYEGYGPGGVAIMVDIMTDNRNRTAGEVRHIFSKHGGNLGETGSVNWMFDEKGQLTILKEDLPFDEDELMLIALEAGAEDLQQDEESFIVYTAPGDIEAVRQALIDQGIAIEEAIKNQVPQNSIEITDVDQAKKLFRMMELLEDHDDSQGVYANFELADSINEEDLD comes from the coding sequence GTGTCTGGACATTCTAAGTGGGCGAATATTAAACATAAAAAGGCAAAAGCTGATGCACAAAAGGGGAAAGTTTTCACCAAGCTGGGCCGGGAACTTATTGTGGCTGCAAGGTCAGGCGGTGGAGACCCTAATAATAACTTCCGTTTAAAAATTGCCATTGATAATGCCAAGGTAGCGAATATGCCCAATGACAATATCCAAAGGGCTATTCAAAAAGGAGCAGGCGGTGCCGAAGGAGAAAGTTATGAAGAACTTCGCTATGAAGGCTATGGCCCAGGCGGAGTGGCGATCATGGTGGATATCATGACCGATAATCGGAACCGGACTGCCGGTGAAGTGCGCCATATATTCTCCAAGCATGGGGGAAACCTCGGTGAGACAGGCAGTGTCAATTGGATGTTCGATGAAAAAGGTCAGTTGACGATTCTTAAAGAGGATTTACCATTTGATGAAGATGAACTTATGCTGATTGCCCTTGAAGCGGGTGCTGAGGACCTGCAGCAAGATGAGGAAAGCTTTATCGTTTATACAGCTCCAGGCGATATTGAAGCGGTTCGGCAGGCTCTGATTGACCAGGGAATAGCCATCGAGGAAGCAATAAAGAACCAAGTTCCGCAAAATTCTATTGAAATCACCGATGTGGATCAAGCTAAAAAGCTCTTTCGTATGATGGAGCTCCTAGAGGATCATGACGATTCCCAGGGAGTATACGCAAATTTTGAATTAGCTGACTCGATCAATGAAGAGGATTTGGACTGA
- the hypD gene encoding hydrogenase formation protein HypD has protein sequence MPVKNYNIEQGIKTAAERYLQEIYELATTPYTVMEVCGTHTVAIAKNALRDILPSQIRLVSGPGCPVCVTDSSDIDRFLYLAAQPNVITATFGDMIRVPGSKKSLQMLRGEGADIRIVYSTLDALELARKNPTKEVVFLGVGFETTVPTVAVSIESAKNEGLKNYSVLSMHKLVPPVLRALAEDPETKVDGFLDPGHVCAIIGTKPIEFMAKDYNKPGVVTGFEGVDVLEGLVMLLRQRAQGRSEIEIQYQRMVKPEGNPVAQSFIDKVFEPVDAAFRGLGTIEQGGLGIRKGYEDWDAEKKFDLPVFETVEIPGCRCGQVLKGQIAPPQCPLFGRKCTPLAPVGPCMVSSEGSCAAYYRYAQRSEL, from the coding sequence ATGCCCGTGAAGAATTATAATATTGAGCAAGGAATAAAAACAGCTGCCGAGCGCTACCTTCAAGAGATCTATGAACTGGCGACAACACCCTATACGGTTATGGAGGTTTGTGGGACCCATACGGTAGCTATTGCCAAAAATGCTTTGCGTGATATCCTTCCGTCTCAGATTCGCTTGGTTTCCGGACCGGGGTGTCCCGTCTGTGTTACGGACAGCAGTGATATTGACCGTTTCTTATATCTTGCTGCCCAACCCAATGTTATTACGGCAACCTTTGGTGATATGATTCGGGTTCCCGGATCGAAGAAAAGCTTGCAGATGCTGCGTGGTGAGGGTGCCGATATTAGAATTGTTTATTCGACTCTGGATGCCTTAGAGCTTGCCCGAAAGAACCCCACTAAAGAAGTTGTGTTTTTAGGGGTAGGCTTTGAAACCACGGTTCCGACTGTTGCCGTAAGCATTGAAAGCGCCAAAAACGAAGGGCTAAAGAATTATAGTGTCTTATCCATGCATAAGCTTGTTCCTCCCGTATTACGGGCGTTAGCCGAAGATCCAGAGACCAAAGTGGATGGTTTTTTGGATCCCGGGCATGTGTGTGCCATTATCGGTACTAAACCTATAGAATTTATGGCTAAGGATTATAATAAACCGGGAGTGGTTACCGGCTTCGAGGGCGTTGATGTGTTAGAAGGGCTAGTGATGTTACTGAGACAAAGAGCCCAAGGTCGTTCGGAAATCGAGATTCAGTATCAGCGAATGGTCAAGCCTGAAGGCAATCCCGTGGCACAGTCTTTCATTGATAAAGTTTTTGAACCTGTTGATGCGGCATTCCGCGGACTAGGCACCATCGAGCAAGGGGGACTGGGCATCCGCAAGGGATATGAGGATTGGGATGCTGAGAAAAAGTTTGATCTTCCTGTATTTGAAACAGTTGAAATCCCTGGCTGCCGTTGTGGGCAAGTTCTCAAGGGACAGATTGCTCCGCCCCAATGTCCGTTATTTGGACGGAAGTGCACACCTTTAGCACCAGTGGGACCCTGCATGGTCTCGTCGGAGGGATCCTGTGCAGCCTATTATCGTTATGCGCAAAGGAGTGAGTTATAA
- a CDS encoding ammonia-forming cytochrome c nitrite reductase subunit c552: MPQWRWDYIAAENSMGFHSPNEALRVLGEGIDFARQAQLQANLAIGTAASGAANPNAGETPGIGTANEAAGGATPLQDNKNNEQKPTDGDKSP, encoded by the coding sequence TTGCCTCAGTGGCGCTGGGATTACATAGCCGCTGAAAACAGCATGGGCTTCCACAGTCCTAATGAAGCTCTTCGTGTCCTCGGCGAAGGAATTGATTTTGCTCGGCAGGCTCAACTTCAAGCTAACCTAGCCATCGGAACCGCGGCCAGTGGCGCAGCTAATCCAAATGCAGGTGAAACTCCAGGGATAGGAACAGCCAATGAGGCCGCTGGTGGGGCCACTCCTCTGCAAGACAATAAGAATAATGAACAGAAGCCTACAGATGGTGATAAATCTCCATAA
- the ruvA gene encoding Holliday junction branch migration protein RuvA, which produces MIGMLRGKVWEIQTDKLIVDVQGVGYLIATPYGLLTKVHPGQEVTIYTHVILREDELALYGFSSITEKEIFLMLLTVSGIGPKAALAILSTLGTGQTESAIASENVTLLTKVPGIGKKTAQRLILELKEKFKDRVISVDGEDSSVSMPLLASGSEAMETLLALGFSQEEAKKALQSLPATEQGMSTEEQVRLALRSLAAIKPA; this is translated from the coding sequence TTGATTGGAATGCTGAGGGGGAAGGTTTGGGAGATTCAAACCGATAAACTGATTGTCGATGTGCAGGGCGTAGGATATTTGATCGCTACCCCGTATGGATTATTAACCAAGGTACATCCCGGCCAAGAAGTCACCATCTATACTCATGTGATTCTACGAGAGGATGAACTGGCGCTCTATGGTTTTTCTTCAATCACAGAGAAAGAAATTTTTTTGATGCTCCTCACTGTATCAGGCATTGGACCCAAGGCAGCTTTAGCTATCTTGTCAACCTTGGGTACGGGACAGACAGAAAGTGCTATTGCTAGCGAAAATGTTACCCTCTTGACGAAGGTCCCTGGTATAGGGAAAAAGACTGCTCAGCGATTGATTCTTGAGCTGAAGGAGAAATTTAAAGATAGAGTGATTTCGGTAGATGGGGAAGATTCTTCAGTATCTATGCCTTTATTAGCTAGTGGATCGGAGGCAATGGAGACGTTGCTCGCTCTCGGATTCAGCCAAGAGGAAGCGAAGAAGGCTCTCCAATCCCTTCCCGCTACTGAACAGGGGATGAGTACCGAGGAGCAAGTGCGTCTGGCTCTTCGCTCCCTAGCGGCAATCAAGCCAGCATAA
- the ruvC gene encoding crossover junction endodeoxyribonuclease RuvC, whose translation MLILGIDPGTAIMGYGLIEKKGSRLLAVDYGCWRTPAHTPMTERLLMLYNDIAACIKNHQPNFVAVEELFFNRNTTTAISVGQARGVILLAAAQAGIPVSEYTPLQVKQSVTGYGRADKQQIQQMVKALLGLPEIPKPDDTADALAIAICHAHSVNLLNRMGGSL comes from the coding sequence ATGCTAATACTCGGAATTGACCCAGGAACTGCAATTATGGGGTATGGATTGATTGAAAAGAAGGGTAGCCGTTTGCTTGCTGTAGATTATGGCTGTTGGCGTACTCCAGCTCATACACCCATGACTGAGCGGTTGCTAATGCTCTATAATGATATTGCAGCCTGCATCAAGAACCACCAGCCTAACTTTGTGGCTGTTGAGGAACTTTTTTTTAATCGTAACACCACTACTGCTATCTCTGTCGGACAGGCTAGGGGAGTCATTTTACTAGCTGCTGCCCAAGCGGGGATTCCGGTGTCTGAATACACGCCCTTACAGGTTAAGCAATCCGTAACCGGTTACGGAAGAGCGGATAAACAACAGATACAACAGATGGTCAAAGCCCTGCTCGGCCTACCGGAGATACCGAAGCCCGATGATACGGCAGATGCTTTAGCCATCGCTATCTGTCATGCCCATAGTGTGAATTTGCTCAATAGAATGGGGGGATCTCTTTGA
- the hypE gene encoding hydrogenase expression/formation protein HypE, protein MERIIMAHGSGGRLSHQLVQEIFQKHLSNSYLNQMNDATWLPGSEKIAITTDSFVVSPLFFRGGDIGKLAVCGTINDLAVSGAQPRYLTLAVILEEGLLLADLEKIVQSIAATSQMAGVPIVCGDTKVVERGSADKIFINTTGIGALKECAVGPQYIRPGDYVLISGTIGDHGVAILADREGLEFETPVTSDCAPLNHLIDEFYMPGIHCMRDPTRGGVGTTLNELAKQGRVSIILEEEKLPLHPSVAGACGMLGLEPLYLANEGKVLVIVAPEAVDEVLTRMRNHPLGQEAAIIGRVEAADPGLVLLKTPLGGKRIVGMLEGEHLPRIC, encoded by the coding sequence GTGGAACGGATTATTATGGCCCATGGGAGCGGGGGAAGGTTGAGTCATCAGTTGGTGCAGGAGATTTTTCAAAAGCATCTCAGTAACTCCTATCTCAACCAAATGAATGATGCCACTTGGCTACCCGGCAGTGAAAAGATTGCGATAACCACGGACTCCTTTGTGGTTTCTCCTCTTTTTTTTCGAGGAGGTGATATTGGTAAACTAGCAGTATGTGGCACGATTAATGACCTAGCTGTATCAGGAGCCCAACCTCGTTATCTTACTCTCGCTGTGATTTTGGAAGAAGGGTTATTGCTTGCAGATCTCGAAAAAATAGTGCAAAGCATCGCCGCCACTTCCCAAATGGCGGGGGTACCCATTGTCTGCGGTGATACCAAGGTTGTAGAGCGGGGCAGCGCAGATAAAATATTTATTAACACGACGGGCATTGGTGCATTGAAAGAGTGCGCAGTAGGACCTCAGTACATAAGACCGGGAGATTATGTCCTGATTAGTGGTACGATTGGCGACCATGGGGTGGCTATCCTCGCAGACCGTGAAGGACTGGAATTTGAGACTCCGGTCACCAGTGATTGTGCGCCTTTAAATCATTTAATCGATGAATTTTATATGCCGGGGATTCATTGCATGCGCGATCCGACTCGTGGCGGAGTAGGTACAACCTTAAATGAACTTGCCAAGCAAGGCCGGGTGAGTATTATCCTTGAAGAAGAAAAACTACCTCTCCATCCGAGTGTTGCCGGAGCTTGCGGAATGCTAGGCTTGGAACCTCTTTATCTCGCTAATGAAGGAAAAGTTTTGGTTATCGTTGCCCCCGAAGCGGTGGACGAGGTCTTAACTCGGATGAGGAATCATCCCCTAGGTCAAGAGGCAGCTATTATCGGTAGGGTAGAGGCGGCTGATCCGGGACTGGTTTTACTTAAGACCCCTTTAGGAGGGAAACGAATCGTGGGTATGCTTGAAGGAGAACATTTGCCACGGATTTGCTAA